One Armatimonadota bacterium DNA window includes the following coding sequences:
- a CDS encoding BNR-4 repeat-containing protein: MERILLALCLVGLVLSSVAAQDASVRKEDGYRGIWYANQASNDEYVWKYSGGLGTYTANHVPIAVYVPEVNKTFFVYGGSKPIDQTNRLLEMVSYYDHNTGTVPKPTLIREKGTDDAHHNPALTIDKDGYLWVFCASHGGKDGFIYKSKSPYSIDGFELVMQREFSYPQIWYFDDFGFVFIFTKYTRGRELYVSTSKDGITWTPDQKYAGFDGHYQSSWKWGNKVGTSFNWHPPVGGLNARTNLYYMETRDFGATWADAAGKKLDIPLSDHVNGALVRDYQKEGWLVYINDVNYDREGNPIIFYNLSKGYESGPAFGERVMMTAHWTGVDWDYSEVTKTDHNYDMGSLYVEADGSWRVIAPTVGPQPWSTGGEVGMWKSSDQGRTWRKIRNLTPNSEMNHHYVRRVLDAHPDFYAFWADGHAFKLSESSLYFSNRSGTAVRVLPEKMTRDNQKPRLRKR; the protein is encoded by the coding sequence ATGGAACGCATCTTGTTGGCCCTCTGTCTTGTCGGTCTCGTATTGTCTTCCGTCGCCGCCCAGGATGCCTCGGTCCGCAAGGAGGACGGCTACCGGGGAATCTGGTACGCCAATCAGGCCTCGAACGACGAGTATGTGTGGAAATACAGCGGCGGACTCGGCACATACACCGCGAACCACGTCCCGATTGCCGTCTACGTTCCCGAAGTCAACAAGACGTTCTTCGTCTACGGCGGCTCGAAACCGATCGACCAGACCAACCGGCTGCTCGAGATGGTCTCCTACTACGATCACAACACCGGGACCGTACCGAAGCCGACCCTGATCCGGGAGAAAGGCACCGATGACGCTCACCACAATCCTGCGCTGACCATCGACAAGGATGGATACCTCTGGGTATTCTGTGCCTCTCACGGCGGCAAGGACGGGTTCATCTACAAGAGCAAGTCGCCGTACTCGATAGACGGTTTCGAACTCGTCATGCAGCGCGAGTTCTCATATCCGCAGATCTGGTACTTCGACGACTTCGGGTTCGTGTTCATATTCACCAAGTACACCCGCGGTCGGGAGCTGTATGTGAGCACCAGCAAGGACGGCATCACCTGGACGCCCGATCAGAAATATGCCGGCTTCGACGGACACTACCAGTCGAGCTGGAAGTGGGGGAACAAGGTCGGCACATCGTTCAACTGGCACCCTCCGGTCGGCGGTTTGAACGCGCGAACGAACCTCTACTACATGGAGACACGCGACTTCGGCGCCACCTGGGCGGACGCAGCGGGCAAGAAGCTCGATATTCCCTTGAGCGATCACGTGAACGGCGCCCTCGTCCGCGACTACCAGAAAGAGGGCTGGCTCGTCTACATCAACGACGTCAACTACGACAGAGAGGGCAACCCGATCATCTTCTACAACCTCAGCAAGGGATATGAGTCCGGCCCCGCGTTCGGCGAGCGCGTCATGATGACCGCTCATTGGACTGGCGTGGATTGGGACTACAGTGAGGTGACGAAGACCGACCACAACTACGACATGGGCTCGCTCTACGTCGAGGCCGACGGCTCCTGGCGAGTGATTGCTCCGACGGTCGGACCGCAGCCTTGGAGCACCGGCGGCGAGGTGGGTATGTGGAAGTCGAGCGATCAGGGCAGGACGTGGCGCAAGATCCGCAACCTGACCCCGAACAGCGAAATGAACCACCATTACGTACGCCGCGTGCTCGACGCTCATCCCGACTTCTATGCGTTCTGGGCGGACGGGCATGCGTTCAAACTCTCGGAGTCGAGCCTCTACTTCTCAAACAGGTCCGGCACCGCCGTCCGTGTCCTCCCCGAGAAGATGACTCGGGACAATCAGAAACCGCGACTTAGAAAGCGATGA
- a CDS encoding sulfatase-like hydrolase/transferase, translating to MSDKRPNILLITSDQQHYDTLGVTNPRIKTPALNRLCYEGTRFDRAYCPNPVCTPTRATLITGVYPSQHGAWTIGCKLPEDVPTVGGIFQRNGYATGLIGKAHFQPLKSQPGSESIECQPILRDLDFWRKFHGPWYGFQHVETARNHADESHAGQHYAIWMEEQGLKNWRDYFWKWPENEPKREHSWDLPEEFHYSRWTADRSIAYMEKCTQEDRPFFLWSSFQDPHPPYLVPEPWASMYDPADMVPGRLTPGEHDLNPPHFGKTQEAKPDFSMYKETFGAHGFHSHLISEDALKKDMAIYYGMISLMDHHIGRIFESLDRLGIADNTMIVFSTDHGHFLGQHGLRAKGAFHYEDMIRVPMIVWYPGHVAQNAVCSDLQSLVDFAPTALGVAGIEVPGFMTGVNQFDAWCGREKAPREHIIVENRHEPTLVHLRTYVDERYKITVYRDKDYGELFDLQEDPGEVRNRWNDPSYAGIKSELFLRFLQAALQDEPTRMPRIAGA from the coding sequence ATGTCCGACAAGCGCCCGAACATACTTCTGATCACCAGTGACCAGCAGCACTACGACACGCTCGGCGTCACCAATCCCAGGATCAAGACGCCCGCGCTCAACCGATTGTGCTACGAGGGCACGCGGTTCGACCGCGCCTACTGTCCGAATCCCGTCTGCACGCCGACCCGGGCGACCCTTATAACGGGAGTCTATCCCTCGCAGCACGGCGCGTGGACGATCGGATGCAAGCTCCCGGAGGATGTCCCGACCGTCGGCGGTATCTTCCAGCGGAATGGATACGCGACCGGTCTCATCGGCAAGGCGCACTTCCAGCCGCTCAAGTCCCAGCCCGGCAGCGAGTCAATCGAGTGCCAGCCGATCCTGCGCGACCTCGACTTCTGGCGCAAGTTCCACGGCCCGTGGTACGGGTTCCAGCATGTCGAGACCGCCCGGAATCATGCGGACGAATCTCACGCCGGCCAGCACTACGCTATCTGGATGGAGGAACAGGGCCTCAAGAACTGGCGGGACTACTTCTGGAAGTGGCCGGAGAACGAACCGAAGCGCGAGCATAGCTGGGACCTGCCCGAGGAGTTTCATTACTCCCGATGGACAGCCGATCGCTCGATAGCATACATGGAGAAGTGCACGCAGGAGGACAGGCCCTTCTTCCTGTGGAGCAGCTTCCAGGATCCTCATCCGCCGTATCTCGTGCCCGAGCCGTGGGCCTCGATGTACGATCCCGCCGACATGGTTCCCGGCAGGCTCACGCCCGGCGAGCACGATCTGAATCCGCCGCACTTCGGCAAGACGCAGGAGGCCAAGCCCGACTTCTCTATGTACAAGGAGACCTTTGGGGCGCACGGCTTCCACTCTCATCTGATCAGCGAAGATGCTCTGAAGAAGGACATGGCGATCTACTACGGCATGATCAGCCTGATGGATCACCACATCGGCCGCATCTTCGAGTCGCTCGACCGCCTGGGAATCGCCGACAACACGATGATCGTCTTCAGCACCGACCACGGCCACTTCCTCGGTCAGCACGGTCTTCGAGCGAAGGGTGCATTCCACTACGAGGACATGATTCGTGTGCCGATGATCGTCTGGTATCCCGGCCATGTGGCCCAGAACGCCGTCTGCTCCGACCTCCAGAGCCTGGTGGACTTCGCGCCGACCGCCCTCGGAGTGGCGGGCATCGAAGTCCCCGGCTTCATGACCGGCGTCAACCAGTTCGACGCATGGTGCGGCCGGGAGAAGGCTCCACGGGAGCACATCATCGTCGAGAACCGCCACGAGCCGACGCTCGTTCACCTGCGCACCTACGTGGACGAGCGATACAAGATCACCGTCTACCGCGACAAGGACTACGGCGAGTTGTTCGATCTCCAGGAAGATCCGGGCGAGGTCCGCAACCGGTGGAATGATCCGTCGTATGCCGGCATCAAGTCGGAACTGTTCCTGAGGTTCTTGCAGGCGGCTCTCCAGGATGAGCCGACGCGGATGCCGCGCATCGCGGGGGCGTGA
- a CDS encoding exo-alpha-sialidase, producing MKPTCSRRDFLIGASAALVAASGTRAEEKGVTIMNDTKAILDREILRSGSDYVVYVPGSLDGSTFDTGNEHFLVFDGPDGSLMCVWTQSSYEGAGDHRIVFARSDDEGKTWTPPKRLVGPKKPGDGHMSSWGFPITSTSGRIYVIYNQYQGIDDVVHQHTGTMDCLYSDDMGMSWSQPQTIPMKRSPHDHTDPSVPSNWIVWQKPIKDLKGRWFTGFSRWVSKAVRTPPHNKSWTAWETVVEFMRFENIDSNPEPKDIKITCSAWGDDALRVPHYTNPLLSIAQEPSLVRLPDTRLFCTMRTMAGCVWYSLSDDDGKTWCAPRPLLRRDHGLPVLQPLCCCPIYEYSPGRYILLHHNNDGRVDGHAAEETHFNRHPAFVALGEFRPGAEQPIWFSESKQLMDNGGQGIGPLNRLDIGVYPSVTNRKGNFVLWHPDRKFFLLGKKIADEWLIDLRVPHP from the coding sequence ATGAAACCGACGTGCAGCAGGCGCGATTTCCTCATCGGCGCTTCCGCCGCACTCGTGGCGGCGTCTGGAACGCGCGCCGAGGAAAAGGGTGTAACGATCATGAACGACACCAAGGCCATTCTGGACCGCGAGATCCTGCGCTCGGGGTCCGATTACGTTGTCTACGTGCCGGGCAGCCTCGACGGTTCGACCTTCGACACCGGCAACGAGCACTTCCTCGTGTTCGACGGCCCGGACGGCTCGCTGATGTGCGTCTGGACGCAGAGCAGCTATGAGGGAGCAGGGGATCACCGCATCGTCTTCGCCCGCTCGGACGATGAGGGCAAGACCTGGACGCCGCCGAAGCGTCTCGTCGGTCCGAAGAAGCCCGGCGACGGGCATATGTCGAGTTGGGGCTTTCCGATCACCTCCACGTCCGGGCGGATCTACGTTATCTACAACCAGTACCAGGGCATTGACGACGTCGTCCACCAGCACACCGGTACGATGGACTGCCTCTACAGCGACGACATGGGCATGTCGTGGTCCCAGCCTCAGACGATTCCCATGAAGCGCAGCCCTCACGACCACACCGATCCCTCCGTGCCGAGCAACTGGATCGTGTGGCAGAAGCCGATCAAGGATCTGAAGGGCAGGTGGTTCACCGGCTTCTCTCGCTGGGTCAGCAAGGCGGTACGCACTCCCCCTCACAACAAGTCATGGACTGCTTGGGAGACGGTCGTGGAGTTCATGCGCTTCGAGAACATAGACTCGAATCCCGAGCCGAAAGACATCAAGATTACCTGTTCTGCCTGGGGAGATGATGCGCTCCGGGTGCCGCACTACACGAATCCGCTGCTGAGTATCGCCCAGGAGCCTAGCCTGGTGCGCCTGCCCGACACACGGCTCTTCTGCACGATGCGCACGATGGCAGGCTGCGTCTGGTACAGCCTCTCCGACGACGACGGCAAGACGTGGTGCGCTCCGAGGCCGCTCCTCCGCAGGGATCACGGGCTTCCCGTCCTGCAGCCTCTCTGCTGCTGCCCTATCTACGAGTATTCGCCGGGTCGGTACATTCTGCTGCATCACAACAACGATGGTCGCGTAGACGGGCATGCCGCCGAGGAAACTCACTTCAACCGCCACCCCGCGTTTGTCGCTCTAGGCGAGTTCCGTCCGGGAGCCGAGCAGCCGATCTGGTTCAGCGAATCGAAGCAGCTTATGGACAACGGCGGTCAGGGCATCGGTCCGCTGAACCGCCTCGACATAGGCGTCTATCCGAGCGTGACGAATCGCAAGGGCAACTTCGTCTTGTGGCACCCCGACCGGAAGTTCTTTCTCCTCGGCAAGAAGATCGCGGACGAGTGGCTGATCGATCTCCGCGTGCCGCATCCGTAG
- a CDS encoding DUF4838 domain-containing protein, translated as MRFETRGVVISPDDLTLDWPERAARAGLTVIALGGAPSWLVSFVGTSSGKSFLAQCRKLGIEVEYEMHAMFELLPRSLYDESPSLFRMDDDGRRVREGNLCVHSERALAIVCRNAVRICRLLRPTTHRYFLWSDDGLPGCRCPKCREFSDSEQALIVENRMLREIRKLDSKASLAHLAYTRTLSAPVKVKPCPGIFLEFAPFTRSYKAPLSDPSNSPDRDALDANLKVFSASDAHVLEYWLDVSLFSSWKKPAVRLPFDESLLKEDLSAYAERGIRSVTTFAVFMDAEYVRSHGDPPIEIYGRALRAAR; from the coding sequence ATGCGGTTTGAGACTCGCGGAGTGGTGATATCGCCGGACGATCTGACGCTCGACTGGCCGGAGCGAGCAGCGCGAGCCGGGCTCACGGTGATTGCGCTGGGCGGGGCGCCATCGTGGTTGGTCAGTTTCGTCGGCACGAGTTCGGGCAAGTCGTTCCTGGCGCAATGCCGGAAGCTGGGTATCGAAGTCGAGTATGAGATGCACGCGATGTTCGAACTGCTCCCGCGATCGCTGTACGACGAATCTCCCAGCCTGTTCCGCATGGATGACGACGGCCGGCGGGTGCGGGAAGGCAACCTCTGTGTACATTCGGAGCGGGCGCTGGCGATCGTCTGCCGCAATGCGGTGAGGATCTGCCGGTTGCTGAGACCGACGACCCACCGCTACTTCCTGTGGTCCGACGACGGCCTGCCCGGATGCCGATGTCCGAAATGCCGCGAGTTCTCGGACAGCGAGCAGGCCTTGATCGTTGAGAACAGAATGCTGCGGGAGATCAGGAAGCTCGACAGCAAGGCTAGCCTGGCGCATCTGGCATATACGCGGACCTTGAGCGCGCCTGTGAAGGTCAAGCCATGCCCCGGGATCTTCCTGGAGTTCGCGCCCTTCACTCGAAGTTACAAGGCACCGCTCTCCGATCCATCGAACAGCCCGGACCGTGACGCGCTGGATGCCAACCTGAAGGTTTTCTCCGCCTCCGATGCCCACGTGCTTGAGTACTGGCTCGACGTCTCCCTCTTCTCGTCATGGAAGAAACCGGCCGTCCGGCTTCCGTTCGACGAGAGTCTGCTCAAGGAGGATTTGTCCGCGTACGCGGAACGGGGCATCAGAAGCGTGACGACCTTCGCGGTCTTCATGGACGCGGAGTACGTCAGGAGCCATGGAGATCCGCCGATAGAGATCTACGGGCGTGCCCTTCGGGCCGCGAGATGA